One window from the genome of Pseudomonas fluorescens encodes:
- a CDS encoding fatty acid desaturase family protein: protein METSVKPVANLDGRTFVDELRPLIEDLRRHHAWRYRLDFGLSIGLFWVALSMLEGAGSVTWPLWYGTAVFTLYRSAMFIHELSHMPRRAVPGFNLMWNLACGIPLLLPSFLYLSHIDHHTLGRYGTRQDPEYLPFEQQFGRSVITLLVGTLFTPLLLLVRFAILGPASWCIAPLRRRVIERYSAVTLHAAYRNSATRFRSARGYNYLLEIATSLYAWGLIAAAGSEMLPWSRVGLFLAVIYGVLFINMFRTYLAHRYASSGEPVSLQWQLADSSTHDRQGSWLELLEPLSQRYHAMHHLFPALPYHSLRPAHERIMVAEGVAADLYRQTAGRLSPVSSPYSTENLS, encoded by the coding sequence TTGGAAACGTCGGTGAAGCCTGTCGCAAACCTGGACGGGCGTACCTTCGTGGACGAGTTGCGCCCATTGATCGAGGACTTGCGACGCCATCATGCATGGCGCTATCGCTTGGACTTCGGGTTGAGCATCGGATTGTTCTGGGTCGCACTGTCCATGCTGGAAGGCGCCGGTTCTGTGACTTGGCCGTTATGGTATGGCACGGCGGTGTTCACGCTTTACCGGTCGGCCATGTTCATTCATGAGCTGAGCCATATGCCGCGCCGCGCTGTGCCCGGGTTCAACCTGATGTGGAACCTGGCGTGTGGTATCCCACTGCTGTTGCCATCGTTTTTATATTTGAGCCATATCGACCACCATACCCTCGGGCGCTACGGCACTCGCCAGGATCCGGAGTACCTGCCCTTTGAGCAGCAGTTTGGCCGCAGTGTGATCACCTTATTGGTCGGTACGCTTTTTACGCCGCTATTGCTGTTGGTACGTTTTGCAATACTTGGCCCGGCCTCTTGGTGCATTGCGCCGCTGCGTCGGCGGGTCATCGAGCGATACAGTGCGGTCACCTTACATGCCGCCTACCGAAACTCGGCGACGCGTTTTCGCAGCGCGCGCGGCTACAACTACCTGCTGGAGATAGCGACCAGCCTTTATGCGTGGGGGCTGATCGCTGCAGCAGGCTCAGAGATGTTGCCGTGGTCGCGTGTCGGCCTGTTCCTTGCCGTCATTTATGGTGTGTTGTTCATCAACATGTTCCGTACATACCTGGCGCATCGGTATGCCTCCAGCGGTGAACCGGTATCACTTCAATGGCAATTGGCCGATTCGTCGACCCATGATCGCCAGGGAAGTTGGCTGGAACTGCTTGAGCCCCTGAGCCAACGCTATCACGCCATGCATCATCTTTTTCCGGCATTGCCCTATCACTCTTTGAGACCAGCCCATGAACGAATCATGGTGGCCGAGGGTGTGGCGGCGGATCTTTATCGACAGACAGCGGGTCGGCTATCGCCCGTTTCGTCACCCTACAGCACAGAGAATCTTTCATGA
- a CDS encoding acyl carrier protein, translated as MFDVICQTIKSLSIQGILPAHLSGSAIKANDTLLDLGLDSMGQLTLLSELKGRLSLSLPADQVDAATTLHELAMILERANTLAFSAAV; from the coding sequence GTGTTTGATGTTATTTGCCAGACGATAAAAAGCCTTTCAATACAGGGGATTCTACCGGCTCATTTGAGCGGTTCCGCGATAAAGGCTAACGATACGTTGTTGGATTTGGGCTTGGACTCAATGGGGCAACTAACGCTGCTCTCCGAGTTGAAAGGTCGCTTATCGCTGAGCTTGCCTGCCGACCAAGTTGATGCGGCGACAACGCTTCATGAGTTGGCGATGATACTTGAGCGTGCTAACACACTCGCGTTTTCCGCGGCGGTATAA
- a CDS encoding AMP-binding protein, with product MTNGLVAHARLCLIEKFLLCPPDRLTTVLDHDSTVCLTQLDLKSKVYQARQVLRQRALEPGQVVAICMPSSMEVLTVVLAAWAERLAIALLPHDLTHTTMRDGSGLTAMLELIEPALIMTCGAIATKLPGSWSDVALTDDELLKQMSAIADYVDEPALSRPEDLAILQFTSGSTGMPKAVCISQSMLSSNCQAIAERVNVDTTDRMVSWLPLHHDMGLSALTLAWWCSIDLVLMPTHEFSRQPMAWLQALSRFKGTLSPAPTSAFALLSRLAGRVREGELDLSHWRYAWVGAEPVFYDHLRQFEIAFAVHGLQVGVLQPAYGMAEAVVAVSLNAPGQGMRVRWLDTQSLHSSMLVKEQAPGTPGSAPYLGNGTAVGETEFRVVDEHQICLTQGQLGRLQIRGDSIIRRYLKMDPVRPQAKDWYDTGDLGFLLNDEVFITGRSKDLITRAGVNVNPHIIEWALESAFNLAAGSVAAFSCIDIQRSKECVVVVMASNALGTRDPAELRREVAQIVVRQAGVQVDEVLLIRRSEFPKTTSGKIQRQALSRLYLSNRLSSAAVNTDRVSA from the coding sequence ATGACTAATGGATTAGTTGCACATGCCCGCCTGTGCCTCATAGAAAAATTCCTGTTGTGCCCACCGGACCGTCTCACAACGGTTCTTGATCATGATTCTACCGTTTGCCTGACGCAGTTGGACCTCAAGTCGAAGGTTTATCAGGCGCGTCAGGTACTCCGCCAACGTGCCCTTGAACCGGGGCAGGTCGTAGCGATCTGCATGCCTTCGAGCATGGAGGTGCTGACCGTGGTGCTCGCCGCGTGGGCCGAAAGATTGGCAATCGCGCTTCTGCCGCACGATTTAACTCATACGACAATGCGTGATGGCAGCGGGTTGACCGCAATGCTGGAGTTGATTGAACCTGCGTTGATAATGACCTGCGGGGCGATAGCGACGAAGTTGCCGGGCTCATGGTCAGACGTCGCCCTGACGGATGACGAGTTGCTCAAGCAGATGAGCGCGATAGCCGATTACGTCGATGAGCCAGCCTTGAGCCGCCCTGAAGACTTGGCGATTTTACAGTTCACATCTGGCAGTACCGGAATGCCTAAAGCGGTGTGCATCAGTCAGTCGATGCTCAGTTCCAATTGTCAGGCAATTGCCGAGCGTGTAAACGTCGACACGACCGACCGGATGGTCAGTTGGTTACCGCTTCACCACGACATGGGGCTTTCCGCATTGACGCTGGCCTGGTGGTGTTCTATCGATCTGGTGCTGATGCCGACTCACGAGTTTTCTCGACAGCCCATGGCTTGGCTGCAGGCACTGTCTCGCTTCAAGGGTACCTTGTCACCAGCGCCAACTTCTGCATTTGCCTTGCTCAGCCGCCTCGCCGGACGCGTGCGCGAAGGTGAACTGGACTTGTCCCATTGGCGCTATGCCTGGGTGGGTGCCGAGCCAGTGTTTTATGACCACCTCCGTCAGTTTGAAATTGCCTTCGCAGTTCATGGCCTGCAAGTGGGTGTATTGCAACCGGCGTACGGTATGGCGGAAGCAGTGGTTGCGGTTTCACTCAACGCACCTGGACAAGGTATGCGCGTTCGCTGGTTGGACACTCAGAGCCTGCACAGCTCAATGCTGGTCAAAGAGCAAGCGCCTGGCACTCCCGGCTCTGCACCTTATCTAGGAAATGGCACGGCAGTCGGTGAAACCGAATTTCGAGTCGTAGATGAACACCAGATTTGTTTGACGCAGGGCCAGCTTGGCCGGCTGCAGATCAGGGGCGACAGTATCATTCGCCGTTACTTGAAAATGGATCCAGTGCGACCCCAAGCAAAAGATTGGTATGACACGGGTGATCTGGGCTTTCTGCTGAACGATGAAGTGTTCATTACCGGGCGCAGCAAGGACCTGATTACGCGTGCAGGCGTCAACGTCAATCCGCACATTATTGAATGGGCGCTGGAAAGTGCCTTCAATTTAGCTGCCGGTTCTGTCGCTGCCTTTTCCTGCATCGACATTCAGCGTTCAAAGGAATGCGTTGTAGTGGTCATGGCGAGTAATGCTCTTGGCACTCGGGATCCCGCGGAGTTGCGTCGCGAAGTGGCGCAGATCGTTGTACGCCAAGCCGGCGTCCAAGTGGATGAAGTGCTGCTGATCCGCCGCTCGGAATTCCCTAAAACCACAAGTGGGAAAATCCAGCGTCAGGCATTAAGTCGACTGTATTTGAGTAACCGTTTGAGTTCTGCTGCCGTCAATACTGACCGCGTTTCCGCTTAA
- a CDS encoding LacI family DNA-binding transcriptional regulator, with product MTTQTSARLWKGPTVQKVAKVARVGPATVDRVLNNRPGVRENTRLKVLAALDKLRKDLADGMATLQIKLFCDSGETFNATLADAEALVNASTPGVVVHGYYEPTNQVDPATFADQVQAQGASADGVIVVSREHPAINRAIRKLCSLGIPVVCLTTDLPNSGRSAYVGNDQYAAGSVAGLLIGNALPKEPAKILLVTSVPFRCQQEREMGFRRVLRSEFPYLKIDERVMSDDRPQTTTEQLTRYFSKHDYPAAIYNVAGANRGVAQAIDTIAAEDRPIFVGHELTVHTRAMLESGVMDYVISHDFVGETAAAVRWIRGAVEGAATTPPSTQILIHTRYNCGA from the coding sequence ATGACCACGCAAACATCAGCGCGCTTATGGAAGGGCCCCACCGTTCAAAAGGTCGCCAAGGTGGCGAGGGTCGGGCCTGCGACCGTCGATCGTGTGCTGAACAACCGTCCCGGCGTTCGGGAAAACACCCGTCTGAAAGTCCTGGCTGCGCTGGATAAGCTAAGGAAAGACTTGGCTGACGGCATGGCAACGTTGCAGATCAAGCTCTTTTGCGATTCGGGCGAAACCTTCAATGCAACGTTGGCCGACGCCGAGGCATTGGTGAACGCTTCGACACCGGGCGTCGTGGTGCATGGCTACTATGAACCGACTAACCAGGTCGATCCCGCCACTTTTGCTGATCAGGTTCAGGCACAGGGCGCCTCGGCGGATGGTGTGATCGTGGTATCGCGCGAGCATCCGGCGATCAATCGAGCGATTCGCAAACTGTGCAGCCTAGGTATACCAGTCGTTTGCCTGACCACCGACCTGCCTAATTCCGGGCGAAGCGCTTATGTAGGCAACGATCAATATGCGGCGGGCAGTGTCGCCGGGTTACTGATAGGCAATGCGTTACCCAAGGAACCGGCAAAAATTCTGTTAGTGACCAGTGTGCCGTTTCGCTGTCAGCAAGAGCGGGAGATGGGGTTTCGCAGGGTGCTCCGTTCCGAGTTTCCGTATCTGAAAATCGACGAACGAGTGATGTCCGACGATCGCCCTCAGACCACGACTGAACAATTGACGCGTTATTTTTCCAAGCACGACTACCCGGCAGCCATCTACAACGTGGCCGGAGCCAATCGGGGCGTTGCTCAAGCGATAGATACCATTGCGGCTGAGGATCGGCCTATTTTCGTCGGCCATGAACTTACCGTTCATACGCGGGCGATGCTTGAGTCCGGCGTCATGGATTATGTTATCTCTCATGATTTCGTTGGCGAGACTGCCGCAGCGGTGCGCTGGATACGAGGAGCGGTTGAGGGAGCAGCGACAACGCCACCTTCCACACAGATCTTGATTCACACTCGATACAACTGTGGCGCGTAA
- a CDS encoding Gfo/Idh/MocA family protein, protein MSIRIAVIGAGIMGEDHARIIAQDLPGATLHVVCDASPERAKLIADRYGAADVSTDPLFTLSRSDVDAIIIASPDESHAVLTMAAIDAGKPALCEKPLSQSPDQCLAVIDKEASRGRQFVQLGFMRRFDPSYREMKSALSDGLIGRAVMMHNFHRNVEAPANFSGQMAISNSAPHEFDAARHVLDTEYVAISVFQPTHTSKDGVGAPVFMVLETREGHLVNIEINNNAHYGYDVRGELVGELGSVQLATPVHARFNTRLQGFERYAADWRPRFADAYRLQNKAFVEFITTGSFPVHAASAWDGYCAAIVAQAGIEALHQRRRVVLPTLEAPLLYRSREGATS, encoded by the coding sequence ATGAGCATACGAATCGCCGTTATCGGCGCGGGAATTATGGGGGAGGATCACGCCCGCATCATTGCCCAGGACCTTCCGGGAGCCACTTTGCATGTGGTGTGTGATGCGTCGCCAGAGCGAGCGAAGCTGATAGCTGACCGTTATGGAGCCGCTGACGTTTCCACTGACCCACTGTTCACGCTTTCAAGGTCCGATGTCGATGCAATCATCATCGCCAGCCCGGACGAAAGCCATGCGGTCCTGACCATGGCAGCCATTGATGCAGGGAAGCCCGCACTGTGTGAAAAACCGTTGTCTCAAAGCCCGGACCAGTGCCTGGCGGTCATCGACAAAGAGGCCTCCCGGGGTCGCCAATTCGTGCAACTGGGCTTCATGCGCCGGTTTGACCCTTCGTACAGGGAAATGAAAAGTGCCTTGAGCGACGGCCTGATAGGTCGGGCTGTGATGATGCACAACTTCCACCGCAACGTAGAAGCCCCCGCCAACTTCAGCGGGCAAATGGCGATCAGTAACTCCGCGCCGCATGAGTTCGATGCGGCACGTCACGTGCTCGATACTGAATACGTTGCCATTTCGGTGTTCCAACCCACCCACACGTCTAAGGACGGCGTCGGCGCCCCGGTATTCATGGTGCTGGAAACCCGGGAAGGCCATCTGGTGAACATCGAAATCAACAACAACGCCCATTACGGGTACGACGTCCGTGGCGAGTTGGTGGGCGAGTTGGGTTCCGTGCAACTGGCCACACCTGTACATGCTCGTTTCAACACCCGTCTTCAGGGTTTTGAAAGGTACGCTGCCGATTGGCGGCCGCGTTTCGCCGACGCCTACCGCCTGCAGAACAAAGCATTCGTGGAGTTCATCACCACAGGTAGTTTCCCTGTCCATGCCGCGAGTGCCTGGGACGGCTACTGCGCAGCCATTGTCGCTCAAGCCGGCATCGAGGCACTCCATCAG